CCGCTCCCACACCACCCATTCCCCTTTTCCCCTCATCTGTGCTCCCCTCTGCCCGCATCCTCTGTACCCCTGCTTCTATCCTCCACCTCAGCGTCGCTCCCTCGCCAGCCGCCATGGAAGCCACCTCCCCGGCGGCAGGAATCGCCCCTCCGTCCCCACAATACCTCAACGTAGCATACTCACCAGGAGGCCACCCCCATGAACCGCTGGCTGTGGTTGAGCTTGCTCGTCCTCGCTCTGGGCCCGCTCGCGGCCCAGGAGTCACCCAACCTCCTCACGAACCCCGGCTTCGTCGGCGACGGCAATGGCGACGGCCTTGCCGACAACTGGGAGTACCAGCCGGGGGCCGCGCGCGAGAAGCTGGATGTCAGCTTCGGGCTCGAGTCTGTCGCGGCGGGCCATTTCGCCCAGCGCCTGTCCTGCACCCGCTACGAGAGCGGCCATGCCATGCTCTGCCAGACGGGCGTGGTGAAGGTCGAGGCCGATCACTGGTACGAGTGCCGCCTGCGGTACCGGGGCGAGAAGCTGAGCACAGCGTACGTGGGCCTGCACGACACCAACGGCTGGAAGCAACTCGGACTGTGGCAGTCCTTCAGCCCGCGCCAGAGCTGGCGCGACCTGAAGGCGAAGTTCCGCGCCGACCACACCTGCAGCCAGACCACGCGGTTCCAGATCTGGTTCACCACCACGGGGACGCTGTGGGTGTCCGACCTCGCATTGCGGGAGATCCCTCCGCCCCCGCGCAGCAACGTCATCCCTGACATCGGCCACAGGAACCTCCTGCCCAACGGGGGCTTCGAGGCGCTGGGGGGCTGGGGGCTGGCGAACTTCTGGACGTATGGCTGGGACGTGGCGCGAGGGCAGGGCCTGGAGGGCAGCAACTGTGCCGCGATCACCTGGCGCCCCGATGACCCTCAGTACGGCACGTATTTCGACTACTTCGATCCGGTCGCCAAGCCCCAGGAGCAGCCCCGCCTGCAGACCATCGGCTTCGTACCGATCAAGCCGGGGGAGACGTACACGCTCTCGGTCTACATGAAAGCCAGCAAGGCCGGGGCGCCCGCCAGCATTGGCCTCAACGGGCCGGGCCTGTGGGGCGAGAAGAAGCTGAGCGTGACCACCGACTGGCAGCGCTACTCCTTCACCGCCAGGGCCTCGGCCGACCTGGCCGTGCCGCAGATCGGGCCGACGTTCACGGCTGAGAACCGCGCGGACTTCGCCGGCACCGTGGTCTATCTGGACGGGGCCCAGCTTGAAGTCGGGGCCGCGCCGACGGACTTCGCTGCCCGGCCGCTGGAAGTCCTTGCCCGGCCGTTCTGGCACTCGTGCGGCACCCCCGTACCGGCCAAAGTGGCCTTCAGCGCCGATGTCGTCTCCGCCGCCCCGACGCCGGCCACGGTCCTGTTCCAGGCCTCCGGCTTCAGCGACGAGCCCGTCGTCGAGGAGACGAAGCAACTGACCCTGAAGACGGGCGCCAATGCCGTGCCGTGGGAAGCGCCGCTGCCCGGGCCGGGCTTCTACCGGGTGAAGGTGAGCGTGAAGTCCCCCGGCGC
The bacterium DNA segment above includes these coding regions:
- a CDS encoding endo-1,4-beta-xylanase — encoded protein: MNRWLWLSLLVLALGPLAAQESPNLLTNPGFVGDGNGDGLADNWEYQPGAAREKLDVSFGLESVAAGHFAQRLSCTRYESGHAMLCQTGVVKVEADHWYECRLRYRGEKLSTAYVGLHDTNGWKQLGLWQSFSPRQSWRDLKAKFRADHTCSQTTRFQIWFTTTGTLWVSDLALREIPPPPRSNVIPDIGHRNLLPNGGFEALGGWGLANFWTYGWDVARGQGLEGSNCAAITWRPDDPQYGTYFDYFDPVAKPQEQPRLQTIGFVPIKPGETYTLSVYMKASKAGAPASIGLNGPGLWGEKKLSVTTDWQRYSFTARASADLAVPQIGPTFTAENRADFAGTVVYLDGAQLEVGAAPTDFAARPLEVLARPFWHSCGTPVPAKVAFSADVVSAAPTPATVLFQASGFSDEPVVEETKQLTLKTGANAVPWEAPLPGPGFYRVKVSVKSPGATTETSVRGAVCLTPPNPANSAFGINHAYAHNGQLELVKQLGVSWVRDWSLKWDHVEPEQGRFTFDAVDFQINRPLKLGMNVLCMFPFPSAEWCSTAPAELKKTGYPGNRIRQAYVPSDLPALEAYAAACVERYQDRIRYWEVFNESIFTNYSLPKSAGYKPEDYVSLLQRVYAGCKRADPTCHVIGGYSAMPDMFPLYQAMFDQGGLRSCDEVSLHWYPGGAPEGVAADLQRLNGMAQAQGGTRPYWMTEFAYYADDDPDPIKRNWPNLLESEWLQAVWNTRACVLMLAGGVEKIFYHIWTTRLNYDIGSTIFFEYAGAPHKIAVTQAAMAYLLGERPKCVSSDLKLGEDVRGCLFEAPRHLRLTGRPARHVAVVWAEGDGHQMHVPDWSRAYDICGAEWGYKSFELGETPFYLVLPDATPEGAAQTLRSHL